From Eptesicus fuscus isolate TK198812 chromosome 13, DD_ASM_mEF_20220401, whole genome shotgun sequence, the proteins below share one genomic window:
- the RASSF7 gene encoding ras association domain-containing protein 7 isoform X2 has protein sequence MPSGPAAMELKVWVDGIQRVVCGVSEQTTCQEVVVALAQAIGQTGRFVLVQRLREKERQLLPQECPVGAQATCGQFASDVQFVLRRTGPSLTGRPSSDSCPPPERCPIRASLPPKPRPALDREPQKALTFSPGYPRLASGLALPEPVASVAPMPGHCEDLQDLERRVQRNAAELGQEAFWEQELRREQAREREAQSRLQALSAATAEHAARLQALDAQARALEDKLYLAAEAPGPPSPTASATERLRQDLAAQERQSAEVQGSLALVSRALEAAEHALQAQAQELEELNRELRQCNLQQFIQQTGAAPSMQDLMPPARGQPLPGVPRSPALVPSLSPEVPPVRQNWR, from the exons TCTGGGCCCGCCGCCATGGAGCTGAAGGTGTGGGTGGACGGCATCCAGCGAGTGGTCTGCGGCGTCTCGGAGCAGACCACCTGTCAGGAAGTGGTGGTCGCACTAGCTCAAGCTATAG gccagacGGGCCGTTTTGTGCTCGTGCAGCGTCTCAGGGAGAAGGaacggcagctgctgccccaggagTGTCCCGTGGGTGCCCAGGCCACCTGTGGACAGTTTGCCAGTGATGTCCAGTTTGTCCTGCGGCGGACAGGGCCCAGCCTCACCGGGAGGCCCTCCTCAGACAGCTGCCCACCTCCTGAGCGCTGCCCAATCCGCGCCAGCCTTCCCCCAAAGCCCAGACCAGCACTGGACCGTGAGCCCCAGAAAGCACTGACCTTCAGCCCGGGGTACCCCAGGCTGGCctctggcctggcgctgcctgagCCGGTGGCCTCTGTAGCACCGATGCCCGGCCACTGCGAAGACCTGCAGGACCTGGAGCGGAGGGTGCAGAGGAACGCAGCAGAGCTGGGCCAGGAGGCCTTCTGGGAGCAGGAGCTGCGGAGGGAGCAGGCGCGGGAGCGGGAGGCACAGTCCCGGCTGCAAGCACTGAGCGCGGCCACTGCCGAGCATGCCGCCCGGCTGCAGGCCCTGGACGCCCAGGCTCGCGCCCTGGAGGACAAGCTATACCTGGCGGCCGAGGCCCCTGGGCCCCCTTCGCCCACAGCATCTGCCACAGAACGCCTGCGCCAGGACCTGGCCGCCCAGGAGCGGCAGAGTGCGGAGGTGCAGGGCAGCCTGGCCCTGGTGAGCAGGGCTCTGGAGGCCGCAGAGCACGCCCTGCAG gcccaggcccaggagctggaggagctgaaCCGGGAGTTGCGTCAGTGTAACCTGCAGCAATTCATCCAGCAGACGGGGGCTGCTCCCAGCATGCAG GATCTCATGCCTCCAGCCAGAGGACAGCCCCTCCCAGGAGTCCCCCGGAGTCCTGCCCTCGTGCCCAGTCTGAGCCCAGAGG TTCCCCCCGTGAGGCAGAACTGGAGGTAG
- the RASSF7 gene encoding ras association domain-containing protein 7 isoform X1 codes for MAIIQPNTPTQPWGGFTGPPQPAHGAPSDRGMPSGPAAMELKVWVDGIQRVVCGVSEQTTCQEVVVALAQAIGQTGRFVLVQRLREKERQLLPQECPVGAQATCGQFASDVQFVLRRTGPSLTGRPSSDSCPPPERCPIRASLPPKPRPALDREPQKALTFSPGYPRLASGLALPEPVASVAPMPGHCEDLQDLERRVQRNAAELGQEAFWEQELRREQAREREAQSRLQALSAATAEHAARLQALDAQARALEDKLYLAAEAPGPPSPTASATERLRQDLAAQERQSAEVQGSLALVSRALEAAEHALQAQAQELEELNRELRQCNLQQFIQQTGAAPSMQDLMPPARGQPLPGVPRSPALVPSLSPEVPPVRQNWR; via the exons TCTGGGCCCGCCGCCATGGAGCTGAAGGTGTGGGTGGACGGCATCCAGCGAGTGGTCTGCGGCGTCTCGGAGCAGACCACCTGTCAGGAAGTGGTGGTCGCACTAGCTCAAGCTATAG gccagacGGGCCGTTTTGTGCTCGTGCAGCGTCTCAGGGAGAAGGaacggcagctgctgccccaggagTGTCCCGTGGGTGCCCAGGCCACCTGTGGACAGTTTGCCAGTGATGTCCAGTTTGTCCTGCGGCGGACAGGGCCCAGCCTCACCGGGAGGCCCTCCTCAGACAGCTGCCCACCTCCTGAGCGCTGCCCAATCCGCGCCAGCCTTCCCCCAAAGCCCAGACCAGCACTGGACCGTGAGCCCCAGAAAGCACTGACCTTCAGCCCGGGGTACCCCAGGCTGGCctctggcctggcgctgcctgagCCGGTGGCCTCTGTAGCACCGATGCCCGGCCACTGCGAAGACCTGCAGGACCTGGAGCGGAGGGTGCAGAGGAACGCAGCAGAGCTGGGCCAGGAGGCCTTCTGGGAGCAGGAGCTGCGGAGGGAGCAGGCGCGGGAGCGGGAGGCACAGTCCCGGCTGCAAGCACTGAGCGCGGCCACTGCCGAGCATGCCGCCCGGCTGCAGGCCCTGGACGCCCAGGCTCGCGCCCTGGAGGACAAGCTATACCTGGCGGCCGAGGCCCCTGGGCCCCCTTCGCCCACAGCATCTGCCACAGAACGCCTGCGCCAGGACCTGGCCGCCCAGGAGCGGCAGAGTGCGGAGGTGCAGGGCAGCCTGGCCCTGGTGAGCAGGGCTCTGGAGGCCGCAGAGCACGCCCTGCAG gcccaggcccaggagctggaggagctgaaCCGGGAGTTGCGTCAGTGTAACCTGCAGCAATTCATCCAGCAGACGGGGGCTGCTCCCAGCATGCAG GATCTCATGCCTCCAGCCAGAGGACAGCCCCTCCCAGGAGTCCCCCGGAGTCCTGCCCTCGTGCCCAGTCTGAGCCCAGAGG TTCCCCCCGTGAGGCAGAACTGGAGGTAG